AGCTGGAGTATGATTTGGGGTCCActttttctttcctttgaaGCTCCACCTGGCCATCAGTCCATAAACAAGCAAtggttcttcaattttttttttgattttaataataaaagtaGCCGTTACCAACGgctagtttcttttttttttctttttttttttagttattttttagttataaatatagttttgtgaaaaaaattaaCCAACACAAATTTTACCAACACTTatattttctcttcaatttcaattttctctctcacaatttcatcattttaattcaaattttcatttttttttacttcaaatTACAATTGTTTAGGTCAAATGGATCCTAATCATTTTCATTATCAACAAGCTATGTTCAATTTCAtgcaaaattatcaaaatcctAATCCTCAAAATTCTCAAATTCCACCGATGCCACCATTTTCTACTCAAGTTCCACCATTTTCTACTCAAGTTGGTActgaaaaagaagaaagggttgttgttaaaaaaaaatctcgagAGCAATTTGCAAGGGATGAGGATATACTACTTATCCAATCATGGCTCAATGTTTCAAAGGATCCAATTGTGGGAGTTGATCAAAAGGCTGAGAGTTTTTGGGTAAGAGTCGCTGCCAATTATAACCAGTATCGTGGGGAATCGCGGGAAAAGTTAAAGGGACAATTAAAATGTCGATGGCATCGAATAAATGGCTTGGTTCAAAAATTTGTTGGGTGTTACAAACAAGCTGTTAATGGAAAGAAAAGTGGGACATCGGAGAACGATGTCATGGCCGCTGCAAATGCATTTTTTGCTCAGGATCAAGGTACAACATTCAACCTTGAGTACGCATGGAGATTGTTAAAAGATGAACCTAAATGGATGGGAGAATCGATTGAAAGTTCTTCAAAAATAACAAAGACTTATGCTAGTGAGGCATCATCGGAGAACCCAAATACACCTTCAAGTTATGAGTTTAACTCATCATCACCAATGGAGCGTCCAATGGGACAAAAAGCAGCAAAAAGGAAGGGTAAGGCAAAGGAAATTCCAAATGAAACGCAAGATGCAAGGAATAAAAGAGCAATGTTAATGGAAAGACTAGCGCAAAGTAAGGAAGACGAGATAGAATTAAAGGTAGTGCAACTAATGATGAAAGACACTTCTACTATGAGCGATAGTCAACGAgatattcatgaaaaatattgtaataagatgaaaaaaaaatatggaatgTAGTTAGTATCTACACCTATGTAACATGGTCATTAGTACCACTTTAAATTATCAACACCTATGTAACATGGTCATTAGTACCactttaaattataataaatattatgtTATTCAAACTAGCCGTTATTCAAACTAGCCGTTATTCAAACTAGCCGTTATTCAAACTGTTGCGAtatttctgcaagtgcacagacttatcgtgtagttataaaagattatcgatcccacaggGACTATTAGTTAATATTTCGCTTATGTTTTCAATATAATGTAAGGTTAAggctaataataattaaaaagggGTTTGTAAAATAAATACCTAGATATAATGTGCTCCTTTAATTTAGGTGTGGCTGGCGCCACAATATGCATGGCTGGCGCCATGATTTTGCTTTGTGGCCGGCGCCTTAACTTAATGTGGCTGGCGCCACTTCTTTTGCTTTGTGGCCGGCGCCATAGTTGTGTGGCCGGCACTGCTGGCCTCAACTGTGGGCTGGCCCActtgttttgtttaataaaatagtGCATTTTTCGGTGTTATCACAAACTAGCCGTTATTCAAACTAGCCGTTATTCAAACTAGCCGTTATTCAAACTAGCCGTTATTCAAACTATTATATATACTACCACTTATGTCATTATTTTCTCATTCTCATCTTATTCTTCTCTCATTATTTACTAAAATGGATTCAGACGATTCAGATAATTACGATCAAGAATTTTGGGAGTTGGTTGAAGAAGAATTTATGGACGACAGTGATGAAGAACAAGAGCTTCAGAATGAACTTCAATCTGGAAGTTCCTCTAGGCCAAAGAAAAGAACAACGATAGATCGAGGTCGTGAAGAAGGGCATAATCGATTGTTCAATGACTACTTCTCGGAAAATCCAGTATACACAGATGTTCAATTCCGAAGAAGGTTCAGAATGCATAGGCAT
This portion of the Trifolium pratense cultivar HEN17-A07 linkage group LG3, ARS_RC_1.1, whole genome shotgun sequence genome encodes:
- the LOC123916930 gene encoding glutathione S-transferase T3-like; its protein translation is MDPNHFHYQQAMFNFMQNYQNPNPQNSQIPPMPPFSTQVPPFSTQVGTEKEERVVVKKKSREQFARDEDILLIQSWLNVSKDPIVGVDQKAESFWVRVAANYNQYRGESREKLKGQLKCRWHRINGLVQKFVGCYKQAVNGKKSGTSENDVMAAANAFFAQDQGTTFNLEYAWRLLKDEPKWMGESIESSSKITKTYASEASSENPNTPSSYEFNSSSPMERPMGQKAAKRKGKAKEIPNETQDARNKRAMLMERLAQSKEDEIELKVVQLMMKDTSTMSDSQRDIHEKYCNKMKKKYGM